The Acidimicrobiales bacterium genome has a segment encoding these proteins:
- a CDS encoding amino acid ABC transporter substrate-binding protein, which yields MNKSKLLKLLALFLSIGVVAAACGSDSDGDDAAPATTAAAPATTAEVEVVAGGSLLDTVQARGTLNCGVSGSAVAFSETQADGSVTGIDADFCRAVAAAVLGDAGAVNFVALTASERFTAVQTGDVDVLMRNTTWTQSRDSSVGMDFGPTTYYDGQQLMARVSDGFSGSSQVADIDGSVVCTNVGTTTEKNIAEAALLAGAEITLLGFETSDEVYETFIAGGCDITTTDGSALVGRKAKQMPADQEWVIFPATPISKEPLGPTYGQNDSAWADAVNWTVYAMIIMDEYGVTSANVDATCATAEAEVARLCGGDGELQTAMGLSADAFHQVIKQVGSYGEVYDRNLNPVGLYREGSANAGWLDGGLIYSPPAR from the coding sequence ATGAATAAGAGCAAGCTTCTGAAGCTTCTCGCCCTGTTCCTCTCGATCGGTGTCGTAGCCGCGGCCTGCGGTAGCGACAGCGACGGGGACGATGCAGCACCTGCCACGACGGCAGCCGCACCGGCCACGACCGCCGAGGTCGAGGTCGTCGCAGGCGGCAGCCTCCTAGACACCGTACAGGCACGTGGCACCCTCAATTGTGGTGTCAGCGGCTCCGCAGTCGCCTTCTCGGAAACCCAGGCTGATGGTTCGGTCACCGGCATCGACGCCGACTTCTGCCGTGCAGTGGCCGCCGCCGTCCTCGGCGACGCCGGTGCGGTCAACTTCGTGGCCCTGACGGCCTCCGAGCGCTTCACCGCCGTTCAGACCGGCGACGTGGACGTGCTCATGCGTAACACCACGTGGACGCAGAGCCGTGACAGCTCGGTTGGCATGGACTTCGGTCCCACCACCTACTACGACGGCCAGCAGTTGATGGCCCGAGTCAGCGATGGCTTCTCGGGTTCCAGCCAGGTCGCCGACATCGACGGCTCTGTCGTCTGCACCAACGTCGGAACGACCACGGAGAAGAACATCGCCGAGGCCGCCCTGTTGGCCGGCGCCGAGATCACGTTGCTCGGCTTCGAGACGAGCGACGAGGTGTACGAGACGTTCATCGCCGGTGGCTGTGACATCACCACCACCGATGGTTCAGCGCTCGTGGGCCGCAAGGCCAAGCAGATGCCCGCCGATCAGGAGTGGGTGATCTTCCCGGCTACTCCGATCTCCAAGGAGCCGCTCGGCCCGACCTACGGCCAGAACGACTCGGCCTGGGCCGATGCCGTCAACTGGACCGTGTACGCCATGATCATCATGGACGAGTACGGCGTCACCTCCGCCAACGTCGACGCCACGTGCGCCACGGCCGAGGCCGAGGTCGCACGCCTGTGTGGCGGCGATGGTGAACTCCAGACCGCCATGGGTCTGTCCGCCGACGCCTTCCACCAGGTGATCAAGCAGGTCGGAAGCTACGGCGAGGTCTACGACCGCAACCTGAACCCGGTCGGCCTGTACCGCGAGGGCAGCGCCAACGCCGGATGGCTGGACGGGGGCCTGATCTACTCCCCGCCGGCCCGCTAA
- a CDS encoding carbonic anhydrase, with protein sequence MSDHIPIADEFITANRAFAVDFPDADLQVEPTRHVALVACMDSRMDMFQLLGLGHGEAHVIRNAGGVITDDVIRSLCLSQRFLKTREVVLVHHTDCGLERVTEDTFRSEMQEELGVTPPWVVEAFTDPHASVRQSMQRLHLSPFLAHKDHIRGFVYCVTTGLLDEVTLDEPGTAG encoded by the coding sequence ATGTCCGACCACATCCCGATCGCCGATGAATTCATCACCGCCAACCGTGCGTTCGCCGTCGACTTCCCAGACGCCGACCTCCAGGTCGAGCCGACCCGCCACGTGGCCTTGGTTGCCTGCATGGACTCCCGCATGGACATGTTCCAACTTCTCGGCCTTGGCCATGGCGAGGCCCACGTGATCCGCAACGCCGGAGGGGTCATCACAGACGACGTCATCCGCTCCCTGTGCCTGTCACAACGATTCCTGAAGACCCGCGAGGTCGTCCTGGTACACCACACCGACTGCGGCCTGGAACGGGTAACCGAGGACACCTTCCGCTCAGAGATGCAGGAGGAGCTGGGCGTTACCCCACCGTGGGTGGTGGAGGCGTTCACCGACCCGCACGCCAGCGTCCGCCAGTCGATGCAACGACTGCACCTTTCGCCGTTCCTGGCCCACAAGGACCACATACGGGGCTTCGTCTACTGCGTGACCACCGGCCTGCTCGACGAGGTCACCCTCGACGAGCCTGGGACCGCCGGCTGA